From one Nocardioides sp. Kera G14 genomic stretch:
- the crcB gene encoding fluoride efflux transporter CrcB, whose protein sequence is MTALLVVAGAVVGAPARYVTDLLVQSRHDSKVPWGTFTVNVVGSFVLGVVAALVAGGHGGTWAQALLGTGFCGALTTFSTFSFETLRLIEDGRARTAVLNVVLSLVAGFGAVCLGWWLGSLA, encoded by the coding sequence ATGACCGCGCTGCTCGTCGTGGCCGGCGCCGTCGTCGGTGCACCGGCCCGATACGTCACCGACCTGCTCGTCCAGTCCCGGCACGACTCGAAGGTGCCGTGGGGAACCTTCACGGTCAACGTGGTGGGCTCGTTCGTGCTCGGCGTGGTCGCCGCACTGGTCGCCGGTGGACACGGGGGAACGTGGGCCCAGGCCCTGCTCGGCACCGGCTTCTGCGGCGCGCTGACGACCTTCTCGACGTTCTCCTTCGAGACGCTCCGCCTCATCGAGGACGGTCGCGCACGCACCGCCGTCCTCAACGTCGTCCTGTCGCTCGTCGCCGGCTTCGGCGCAGTCTGCCTCGGCTGGTGGCTCGGCTCCCTCGCCTGA
- a CDS encoding fluoride efflux transporter FluC → MSLPLDPDVSVTPRPYPHPWSLIRANADLLPVIALGGALGSLGRWGLAEALPHDPEDFAWATWLANIAGAFLLGLLMAFVLERWSHHRYTRPFLGVGVLGGFTTFSTWMLDTRAELVSRPLIALSYVVATLLCGLVAVTAGLALGRRLAAPR, encoded by the coding sequence ATGAGTCTGCCGCTCGATCCCGACGTCAGTGTCACCCCGAGGCCGTACCCCCACCCGTGGAGCCTGATCCGGGCGAACGCCGATCTGCTGCCCGTCATCGCGCTCGGCGGCGCGCTCGGCTCCTTGGGTCGTTGGGGCCTCGCGGAGGCGCTGCCGCATGATCCCGAGGACTTCGCGTGGGCCACGTGGCTGGCCAACATCGCCGGTGCCTTCCTTCTCGGACTGCTCATGGCCTTCGTGCTGGAGCGCTGGTCCCACCACCGCTACACCCGCCCCTTCCTGGGCGTCGGCGTCCTCGGCGGCTTCACGACGTTCTCCACCTGGATGCTCGACACGCGTGCGGAGCTCGTCTCCCGTCCCCTCATCGCCCTGTCGTACGTCGTCGCCACCCTCCTCTGCGGCCTCGTGGCCGTGACCGCGGGGCTGGCCCTCGGGCGTCGCCTGGCGGCGCCACGATGA